One Flexistipes sp. DNA window includes the following coding sequences:
- a CDS encoding response regulator, which yields MSSETGLYKILIMDDQELILESSSELLTILGYEAETAKNGEGAVELFEKAYHEGEPFDLVILDLTVPGGMGGVKTLAAMKKISSDFKAIVSSGYSNDPIMSDFKNYGFDGVLIKPFKLEVLQETLDKLFGD from the coding sequence ATGAGCAGTGAAACAGGTCTTTATAAAATACTTATTATGGATGATCAGGAACTCATTCTGGAGTCTTCCAGCGAACTTCTTACTATACTTGGTTATGAGGCAGAAACTGCAAAAAACGGTGAGGGTGCCGTTGAGTTGTTTGAAAAGGCTTACCATGAGGGAGAGCCTTTTGATTTGGTAATACTGGATCTGACCGTTCCAGGCGGAATGGGCGGAGTGAAAACTTTAGCAGCTATGAAGAAGATTTCTTCGGATTTCAAAGCGATTGTTTCAAGCGGCTATTCAAACGATCCCATTATGTCCGATTTTAAAAATTACGGTTTTGATGGTGTATTGATAAAACCGTTTAAACTGGAAGTGCTTCAGGAAACACTTGATAAATTATTCGGGGATTAA
- a CDS encoding permease, producing the protein MHSKGFVFATVLLGFMAVVLTTLAYFRGDGAHIEGLKSAFRLTLNILPLIFFAMIIGGMIQILIPKDLIMNWIGSGSGIRGVVIGSLAGVITPGAPYVSYPIAAALIQSGAGIPTIISFVTSWSLLSATKIPMEMGILGVNFTFFRLICTFLFPFMAGIIALLIKNLIR; encoded by the coding sequence ATGCACAGTAAAGGTTTTGTTTTTGCGACAGTCCTTTTGGGGTTTATGGCAGTTGTTCTGACAACTCTTGCTTATTTCAGGGGTGACGGGGCACATATTGAGGGTTTGAAGAGTGCTTTCAGACTTACGCTGAATATTCTTCCTCTGATATTTTTTGCAATGATTATAGGCGGAATGATTCAAATCCTTATTCCCAAAGATCTGATTATGAACTGGATAGGTTCCGGATCAGGGATAAGGGGAGTTGTGATCGGAAGTTTGGCTGGTGTAATTACACCGGGTGCGCCCTATGTGAGTTACCCCATTGCCGCGGCATTGATACAATCCGGGGCTGGTATCCCCACCATTATTTCCTTTGTAACCTCATGGTCACTGCTTTCAGCCACCAAAATCCCCATGGAAATGGGGATACTCGGAGTAAATTTTACCTTTTTCAGGCTCATTTGTACTTTTTTATTTCCCTTTATGGCCGGTATAATCGCTTTATTGATAAAGAATTTAATAAGATAA